In one window of Echeneis naucrates chromosome 17, fEcheNa1.1, whole genome shotgun sequence DNA:
- the gpr160 gene encoding putative G-protein coupled receptor 160, producing the protein MNIPIYSILLGLGWKCLFNWALMFLQRSHICRSFLGVFSASLAVVDTILILIFADIHIHGDARLFLLDLELTRYHTCLLVQILGQVYSTLQWPIVVVAGLEHFCAISLQPAHSWAKRLARPLVAILLWYLTALYVFLLSGFTPVLEDVSHHQIQQCWVFHTTEPLQVVTVLSLILGCAVLHAACSTRLFDPPPQKDRIPDQSATHSRKNVVCQVLHVFLNTWALVLIFLVVLLLLPVGIPSYLGLNVAWLCFLNSFLIAVVLCVACPASQIEQGLAAVPPDSFCEWRFNFNLAAEEKT; encoded by the coding sequence ATGAACATTCCCATCTACTCCATCCTGCTCGGGCTGGGATGGAAATGTCTGTTCAACTGGGCGCTGATGTTTCTCCAGAGGAGCCACATCTGCAGAAGCTTTTTGGGGGTTTTCAGTGCGTCCCTGGCTGTCGTAGACACAATCCTGATCCTGATTTTTGCCGACATCCACATCCATGGTGATGCGCGGCTGTTCCTCTTGGACCTGGAGCTCACGAGATACCACACGTGTTTGCTGGTTCAGATCCTCGGACAGGTCTACAGCACTCTGCAGTGGCCAATTGTGGTTGTGGCTGGTTTGGAGCATTTCTGTGCCATTTCCCTTCAACCTGCCCACTCCTGGGCAAAAAGGCTTGCTCGCCCACTTGTAGCCATCCTCCTGTGGTACCTCACAGCACTCTATGTCTTTCTGCTGTCTGGTTTCACTCCTGTCTTGGAAGATGTATCTCACCACCAGATCCAGCAGTGCTGGGTCTTCCACACCACTGAGCCTCTGCAGGTTGTCACAGTGCTCTCCCTGATTCTTGGCTGTGCGGTGTTGCATGCTGCCTGCAGCACACGACTATTTGACCCCCCGCCACAGAAGGACCGAATTCCGGACCAAAGTGCAACTCACTCCAGGAAAAATGTTGTTTGCCAAGTCTTGCATGTATTTCTGAACACTTGGGCTCTTGTGCTGATTTTTCTGGTTGTGCTCTTGCTGTTGCCTGTGGGAATACCCTCATACCTGGGCCTGAATGTCGCCTGGCTCTGCTTCCTCAACAGCTTTCTGATAGCAGTAGTTTTGTGTGTAGCGTGTCCAGCCTCACAGATTGAACAGGGCCTGGCAGCAGTCCCCCCCGACAGCTTCTGTGAATGGAGGTTTAATTTTAACCTGGCTGCAGAGGAGAAAACTtga